Part of the Dreissena polymorpha isolate Duluth1 chromosome 12, UMN_Dpol_1.0, whole genome shotgun sequence genome, tataatttaaattgattttctacAGGACTACAAATGGATCAAAACTTgaacatatctgagtggtaatcTCTTAATTTCAGGACATTCAGGTGTATCGTTACTACCGAGATCTGATCAACTTCAAATCCCGTGGCAATCCGTCCCTCATGTTGCGATGTATTAACCCCCAGGAGGCTAAGATGCTGGACGCTGCCTCGGGCATACACGTGAAATTCAGGCTAGCAGGAGTATGTGCAAGTATAAGTGTTTAAGGCCCAGTACACAAATTGTAAGATATACTTTGCAgatgtttttttactgaaatcTTACAACAAAAACACACAGAAATAGATTGAAGTTATGGAAATGATAAACATATGGAAACTTTTAATTGTGTAGTTTCTATTCATGTGTGTGATGCTTTTTGGGTAAATCAAGTTAGCAAACAATGATGCCTACagtcaagtatattttccattCACACCAATTGCTTATGAACATAGACATAATCAAATGCTATTTTTATATTCTTCCAAACAAAATTACTCTCTGTGAAATCAGTCATTTTCTTTCATTAGACCCTGCCAATGAAGATTGACTGTGGGAGTATATTaagtatataaaaaaatgcttagTTTGTGGAGAAAATCTCtatattttaaaaccatttggaTGGAAACTGAAAACATGCCATCACCATGAAGAAAAATTGTGCAATACACTTTTTTCACGCCCAGTgatctacatatatatatatatatacatatacagtcgaaacccgatgacaaaaattcgagccatccggaattccAGCCATCCGATTTCTAATAAACTTTTGTTTATGAACAAGTATGAAGTTCATtttcacctccagttgaagagtacacatattgctCAAACTCTTTTACTTCCtactactttctgcttttgaattaataagaaccgaatatatacttaatacttgtatttaccaatattttaaaacagttacaaatacaaccaaacaaatatcatatagtaAATTATATCAGCACATTTTCTGGTAACACACAGCACTTAGGAACAAAACATGCATCCGCACTAAATACACATCATTTACATATGAGACAGTTctacatttattaattaatttattttattatttgaagaaTAACATAATGTAGGTCTGTGTTGCGTTCCTTAGCTGTCGTCTAGAAACAAAGCCTTCTATTACATTCAGTTGAGAATGAACATGCTGTGAGTTTTCACGCTCCTCTATATAATTGATgattacattattacaaaatgtcgtcttttactcaaatcaaataATGATTAAGTCGATGACATGTTTGCAACCGGTGTAAAATCAATTATTGAGTGCCTTGATTCAAGCGGTCCTAATCGGTGGGTACTCCTAATCGATTAACAGTTTATGCGACctgaagcgagttcgagccatctgCACAAAAGAACACGTGAAAATTGTCACTGGGACTGTGAAAACTGTTTGAGCCATCCGATACTTCGAGCCTCGTGAATCTGAGCCATCCGACAAAACTtcatatgaatatatagcaataaaaaattgGTGCTTTGATGAGAGTttgagccaaccggaaattcgagccaagggagttcgagccatcgggtttcgactgtatatacTGTCGTGTAAGgaacaattttcataaaatattaactGTTACCTCAGGATTAATTTCCACTAAATATTACCTGTTgtttcaggaacgatttccaccAAATATTTACTACAAAATCTATACCCATCGGCCTATACAAGACCTGTGTGCTAATAGCCCTAAAGATTACACAAGTCCAGGTGTGAAACTGAAAATGGCCAAAGACCAGCATAACAGAGGGCGACTGGAGGTCAATACCAAAGGTATACATTTGAGAATGGTATAAACATTGGgaatacatttggtaaaatactgTCAAATTCAAGACCTAAAATTAGACATGAGCTATTGCAACAGTAactatgaaaaaaataaacatatgaattAAATTAGCCATGTTCTGGAAAGACCGGGCTTAGTGCacgtgcgcacaggctaatcagggacatcattTTCCGCTAACACTGGATTTTCTTTATATAGAAATGACTCAATCCCTCAAAAATTCCAtaagcagaaagtgctgtccctgattagcctgtgcaaacgtCACAAGCTTATCTTAGGCGAGACTTTATGCATGTATTAATCCTTTTTTTCCCCGAGAGCAGCtcaaatattaacaatattaagaTTGATACTATATATATTTGCCAGATACAACCGGTTGGTACCAGCGTATGGACAATAACAGTTGGCGTCTGGTGTCGGACCGTCTGATCCACCACATCATGGCAGACCCCGTCACCTGGGAGACGTCACACAAGAAGTACCAGTACCATCACGATAAGGTATGCAGTTCACCAGGCTAAACTACTTCCAGAAATGCTGTATCAAAGTTCTTATACAATTTACAAACCGATAGAATAAACTGTTTCTTTGTTAGTAAAATATATGTTACGATTGTCAGTTTTTTTATGTTGATACCAGGTTCTGATGTTTATTATCTGTGTAGACAAGGTTATCACTGGATTAAATCTCTATACAGTTTGGCTTGCAAGTGTTGAATTAAACAGGCATGTTGAGACATTTTTAGGTTAATTTATTGACTAAAATCAGTATGATCTTGACAAGGTTTGTTACAGCCAAAAAGCATTTTACATTGGTTACCTGGCTGAAAAACAAGTGTGAAAGCTTAAATCTATTTATTCATGGCTTTTTGGTTTCAAAAATCAGCATCTTATTAAGAAATAGTTTATGTAGGTCcaatattgtataaaaaaaaatatgttataatgttgAAAACAAAAGAGCAGTTAAAAGAAAAATCAGTTCCTGCAGAATAACCAGAGTTTTTGATAGTAGTTTTGACATAATTAATtcatatatgagcctcgttctgggaaaactgggcttaatgcatgtgcgtaaagtattatcCTATAGGCttataagggaccacactttctgcttttatggaatttttcgtataatgactgcacaggctaatcatgtacaacacttaacgcacatgcattaaaccctgttttcccagtgcGTGGCTCATATATAAACTGGTATATATAACTGTGCATCATATTAGTTATTTGTTTTCACAGTGAAGTCAAGTGAATAAGTAAGTCTTCATGTTGTCGATAACATGTTATACCATATGTATAGTACCACCATATACCATACACTCTGTCACTGATCCGGTTGTCTGTGATCATTCATACACAAGAACACATTCATTGTATATTCACTCACACACtcagtcaaattaaaaaaaatacttatatcaAACTTTGTAGATACTAGTTGTATTTTTTcctttgaaatgaaatatatgctaggttttataatatgtttgtttGCAACGGTTAATTCATTTCATGATTATGGTATTACAGCTAGTCAGAAAACAAGATGTGGAGAAGcgaaagaagaaaaagaaaattgaCTGGATGAAGAAAATGTGAGAAGATATTCACTAGCTCTTTCTCAAAATTGAATTGCCATTAATATAGTAtatccacaggtgtttaatctaaTAGCACAATTCTCATTTAGTTTCAGTGTTTGAAACAAATAATTGTTGTAGCATAGGAAATTTTAATTTACACAATTGTAAATGATACAtccttttttttcctttaaatccACAAAGATAAAAACAACTTGATTGAACTAGCACCCGGTATTCAACATACATTACAATTGTACTATGTAActtttgctctgggaaaatgggtttaattgcataattatgcataaagtgtcgtcccaaaataGGCAAAGCAGGAAGGACACTTTCTGTCTAAgctggatttttactaagaagagacttctttttaaaaaaaaatacaaaaaaaagcgggaagtgtcatcactgattagcctgtgccgacagcctgggacaatactttatacatatgcattaagccctgtttttccagagcgaggctcgtaAACTTGGGTACATTTCAGGTACAAGGACGGCATGTTGAAGGCCAAGTCTGATGACAAGGAGACTATACAGCTTATAGAGGGCGCCGCAGCAGGTAGCATACACAAATACCAGGGATGTTTGGGAATAGTTTCAGTACAAATGGGTTATCTAAGACTAAGTGAAACTTGTGGGGTTTTATCAGTCCACATTTTAGAAAAATGCATgtagtatttttatgtcccccagtctatactgggggacatattgttattGCCctgtgtttgttggtttgtttgcgtcaaactttaacattggccataacttttgcaatattgaagatagcaacttgatatttggcatgcatatgtgtctcatggagctgcacattttgagtgtacaaaagtcaaggtcatccttcaaaggtaaaatatatgggggggacatattgtttcacaaacacatcttgttctattTGAGGTAAAGAGATATGATGTTTACGATAAAAGTGAGTTTCTGTTAATCcattttcttttcctttttattaAAAGTTACATCACTAAATAAAATCCAGGTTAAGTAGTTTAATTTGAGTTTCTTTTTGGTGGGACAATGCACTGACTGCAtgattgatattttatcttaGTAGTTCTGTACGCATAAAAAAACTATTCAAAGAAACTGAGTGAGTGATATAAATGTTATCACTTACCAAGTAATAAACAGAAATCCTTTAATCAAAATGTCCACTGATTTCGTCTATTTCTCTGTTTGCCAGGTATGGTTGCCACAGCTTTAATCAAAATGTCCACACATTTTGTCTATTTCTCTCCCCTTTTCCAGGTATGGTTGCCACTGTGGAGAACTATGGCCCAGATGCACTGGAAGACTGGGAGGTGGATGAGTTACTGGATTGGACCACAAGTCTTAACTTTGATGAGTATGTTCCTATGCAATGTGAGCAGTGCTAtaagaaaatggggcttaatgcatgtgcataaagtatcatcccagattagactatagtgcagtctgcacaggctaatcagggacaacactttttgcatacaatggatttttgctaagaagagcctTGTTTCCAACAAATAGttccataaaatcagaaagtgttgtccctgataagcttgtgcaaactgcacaggctgatatggggcaacgcttaacgctcatgcatatagcccagttttctcagaatgcgtctCATATTGTAAATGTGGCACTGGCTAGTTTGTAAAGCGCTTGACTACAAATATGTTTGCAGTCAGATTCTTAACCCTGCCTCTTGGCGCTGTCATGCAAGTATTCTCATATAGACAGCCATTCTCCCCCTATCTCGTACTCAAGTATAGCAGCTGTCAGTTAATAGCATAAATATTTGCACATAGTATTAGAAAAGCAGCTATACCCGGACAAGTGTGAGTTAGTTAAATGGCTGCTGTGATAGTTCTGAAATGCTGTTTAATAAAGGAAAAAATCAACAAccaaaaatctatttttattgaCAAATCATTCTTTGAAGGCCAGAAGGTGCTTTAAAGATCATCCTTCTTtgccattataaatataattcttTCTGACCCCCAATTTTTCTTTTGGATGTTAAAAGCCATGAACTGTTGTCACTTGCAGCTACCAGAGTGGATGGAAGGAACTGGCCACAAGT contains:
- the LOC127853713 gene encoding protein MFI-like isoform X3 translates to MLTDREAQHIVFQSELSENLNVLSKKLACAPKLLRQELIHTKGGGDERRVSAAIEIQRVWRGYLARSNLFEKVQPGTSKTAVYSGSKHAIVRQDDFRGLTQSAKKPGRVRLENYYQEFRSHLLSLPDRPTIIPSFKDFCATYIQDWWRDIRMARRQLQQERRQLIIEQQYQQQQQQQQAERTEPRVKSEVVIPKRISRPLSLQEAASKIQKAWRRHIDIQVYRYYRDLINFKSRGNPSLMLRCINPQEAKMLDAASGIHVKFRLAGERFPPNIYYKIYTHRPIQDLCANSPKDYTSPGVKLKMAKDQHNRGRLEVNTKDTTGWYQRMDNNSWRLVSDRLIHHIMADPVTWETSHKKYQYHHDKLVRKQDVEKRKKKKKIDWMKKMYKDGMLKAKSDDKETIQLIEGAAAGMVATVENYGPDALEDWEVDELLDWTTSLNFDDYQSGWKELATSAHSEKQIDLYTVF